Genomic segment of Methanobacterium spitsbergense:
ATCTACTTACTGGCAAAGAAAGAGAAGAAGTTGTAGAAATGGTAAAAAAATGGAATCCCCAAGTTTCATTTCCAACTCTAGTAATAAACGACTCTAAAACCATAATTGGATTTAAAGAAGACGAAATAAAGGAGGCAATTGAATGAGTGGCTTCAATGAGCCCTCAGACAATGATGTTGATTTATACTACCTTAAAGTAAAAGAAGAAGCAGAATCATCTGGATATATTCTAAACAATGATATTGAATTTACAAAAGGGCTTTTAAAGAGCATTCTAATAAATAATGCACGTTATGGTTATGGGGCATGTCCTTGTAGGTTAGCTTCAGGTGAAAGAAATGATGATTTGGATATCATCTGCCCTTGTGATTATAGGGATCCTGATTTAAATGAATATGGGGCTTGCTATTGTGCACTTTATATTTCCAATGAAATCTTAAGTGGAAAGAAAAAAGTACAGTCCATACCCGAGAGAAGGCCATCATTTGAAGACAGAGAAAAAATTAAGGAAGAAAAAGAAGTTCAAATATCTGGACTATCAAAGCCAGTTTGGCGCTGTAAAGTCTGTGGATACCTTTGTGCAAGAGATAAACCACCTGAAGTATGTCCAATTTGCAAAGTTTCCAGTGACAGATTCGAAAAGTTCATATAATCTTAAATAATTTCTTTTTTGAATTTATAAATATATTTATTTTCTTTATCAGAGGGATAAAAAAATTATTAATTCGGGGTTTTTATATATTTATTATTTATGATACCTTAGTTATCACTAAACTAGGTAAAAATCAAAACTATTAAATTTTGAACTTAGTAAGAGTATATTGAATAGGTAGGTTATATCAAATTAAAAATTATATTGTAAATAAGATATTTATTGCAAAAAATATGTTTAGATTAATCTAAGTTTATTAATTTGAAGTTGAGGTTTTGACATGATGAAAGCGGAAGTTGGAATGAGTTACAGTAGAATAGTAGATGTTTATGAAGCTTTGGATTCCACAACAAAGAGGCTTGAGAAAACTTCAATACTTGGAGATTTTTTTGCAGACATAGGTGAAAAAAATCCTAAACTACTCCCGGTAGTAACATTGCTTGCATTGGGCAGGGTATTTCCAACTGGGAGTGAAGAAGAACTTGGAATAGGTACAAAACTCTTAATGAAGGCCATTGCTTTTGTAGTAGGTGTGAAACCTGAAGATGTTGAGGATATGCAACGAGATGCAGGGGATATTGGACAGGCAGCTCAAAACCTTTTCATGAAAAAAAAGCAATCAACTCTCTTTTCAAGATCCCTTACAATTGAAAAGGTACACAGCAATTTGATCAAGATAGCTAATATATCTGGTAGCAAGGCACAGTCAAAGAAGTTGGAAATTCTAAGGGAACTTTTATCTTCTGCTTCACCTACAGAAGCCAAATATATCACCAGAACTGTAATAGAAGAACTTCGTGTGGGTGTTGGTGAAGGAACTATTCGAGATGCACTTGCTCAGGCTTTCGATGTAGACAAAGGAATTGTTGAAAGGGCGCATATGCTCACCAATGATTTGGGTTTAGTTGCTGAGGTATCAAAAGAAGAAGGAGTCCAAGGACTTCAAAAACTCACTTTATTACCAGGAAAACCAGTGAAACCCATGCTTGCTCAGCTTTCTCCAGGCATTTCTAAAAGTATTCTTGAAATGGGATGGGCTCTATGCGAGACCAAATATGATGGAATAAGAGTTCAA
This window contains:
- a CDS encoding ferredoxin-thioredoxin reductase catalytic domain-containing protein, which gives rise to MSGFNEPSDNDVDLYYLKVKEEAESSGYILNNDIEFTKGLLKSILINNARYGYGACPCRLASGERNDDLDIICPCDYRDPDLNEYGACYCALYISNEILSGKKKVQSIPERRPSFEDREKIKEEKEVQISGLSKPVWRCKVCGYLCARDKPPEVCPICKVSSDRFEKFI
- a CDS encoding glutaredoxin family protein, with product MIMQHVEGQDKGKLVLFALSTCGWCKKTRALIEDFNADYEFVYVDLLTGKEREEVVEMVKKWNPQVSFPTLVINDSKTIIGFKEDEIKEAIE